One region of Leishmania braziliensis MHOM/BR/75/M2904 complete genome, chromosome 17 genomic DNA includes:
- a CDS encoding putative protein kinase, whose product MERLQRVGARPGPNLAPDAPTSTSELPKPTFQPGSSIYEMDSSGRLHRFQCGRVLGRGGFAKCYEVSDETGTYALKAVNRASLEKPKTLQKLHSEISIHRRMKHKHVVEFLRTFRDRYYVYMLLEKCDHGTLMDLLKVRRFTVAETQYVMLQCLSALQYMHSECVIHRDLKPGNIMLDRELNIKIGDFGLAAELQYDGERKRTICGTPNYIAPEIIDHKSHGHSYEVDTWSLGVILYTLLVGQPPFQMEDVESTYKRIRQCRYDFPASVPDNARDLITQILQSSPAHRPTLMDIRQHSFFSSSPPPPLTPPASLASFGLPVPGATASAPMTTTAAVTTTRCARRGPVVDMHHPLPAPYGKDLLGAPAQREVLRPINANVPPPHGAPTSPRHLANLKQQQVTPTPTLPGIDAHARGEIPRSAPATAVVPLSGRCPASPQQQRRDDANADEEEKQQLTALHDHLHQTLCGDATAADAADSEAPPPPVWVTQCADFSSKYGMAYRLSTGQTGAHFNDSTKIVWEPITDRVEYYARVKIEMPARDGGTGLFAKDELQVFSMHSYPPELEKKVTLTKYFKTYLSRVQSSPDRVAVVACSPFLPVAPPRCTDPHTSSDFVYVKRWLRVDSALVFRLSNKTVQVCFEDGAEIILSSEWRVVTYTTPSGRRRTLPLSVVATEWEEAAERLRSTKSVLYQVIRDHCL is encoded by the coding sequence atggagcgcctgcagcgtgTCGGTGCCCGCCCCGGCCCCAACCTCGCCCCCGATGCACCCACGTCCACGTCGGAGCTGCCAAAGCCAACATTCCAGcccggcagcagcatctACGAGATGGATTCCAGCGGCCGGCTGCACCGCTTCCAGTGCGGCCGTGTGctcggccgcggcggcttCGCCAAGTGCTACGAGGTGTCAGACGAGACCGGCACCTACGCGCTCAAGGCCGTCAAccgcgcgtcgctggagaAGCCTAAGACACTGCAGAAGCTGCACAGTGAAATCAGCATCCACCGCCGCATGAAGCACAAGCACGTCGTCGAGTTTCTACGCACCTTCCGCGACCGCTACTACGTGTATATGCTGTTGGAGAAGTGCGACCACGGCACGCTGATGGACCTGCTCAAGGTGCGTCGCTTCACCGTGGCGGAGACGCAGTACGTGATGCTGCAGTGCCTGTCAGCACTGCAGTACATGCACAGCGAGTGCGTCATCCACCGCGACCTGAAGCCCGGCAACATCATGCTGGACAGAGAGCTCAACATCAAAATTGGCGACTTCGGCCTCGCCGCAGAGCTGCAATACGACGGCGAGCGCAAGCGCACTATCTGCGGCACGCCAAACTACATCGCCCCTGAGATCATCGACCACAAGAGCCACGGCCACAGCTACGAAGTGGACACGTGGTCGCTCGGCGTCATTCTGTACACGCTGCTGGTGGGTCAGCCGCCGTTCCAGATGGAGGATGTGGAGTCGACATACAAGCGCATCCGCCAGTGCCGCTACGACTTCCCCGCCAGCGTGCCGGACAACGCGCGTGATCTCATCACCCAGATCCTGCAGAGCAGCCCGGCCCACCGCCCCACCCTGATGGACATCCGCCAGCACTCCTTCttctcgtcgtcgccaccgccgccgctgacacCGCCGGCGTCGCTTGCGTCCTTTGGCCTGCCGGTTcccggcgccaccgcgtccgCACCGATGACGACGACCGCAGCAGTCACCACCACGCGCTGCGCGCGCCGCGGGCCGGTAGTGGACATGCATCACCCGCTGCCAGCGCCATATGGCAAGGACCTGTTGGGTGCTCCCGCACAGCgtgaggtgctgcggcccaTCAACGCCAAcgtgccaccgccacacgGCGCGCCGACGTCGCCACGCCACCTCGCAAACctcaagcagcagcaggtgacGCCGACCCCGACGCTCCCTGGCATcgacgcgcacgcgcgcggcgaGATTCCACGCAGTGCACCTGCGacagcagtggtgccgcTCTCGGGCCGCTGCCccgcgtcgccgcagcagcaacgccgcgACGACGCCAAcgcagacgaggaggagaagcagcagctgacggcgctgcacgACCACCTGCACCAGACCTtgtgcggcgacgccaccgccgccgatgctgccgacagcgaggcgccgccgccgccggtgtgGGTCACCCAATGTGCCGATTTCTCGTCCAAGTACGGCATGGCGTACCGCCTCAGCACCGGCCAGACCGGCGCGCACTTCAACGACTCCACCAAGATCGTCTGGGAGCCCATCACGGACCGCGTGGAATATTATGCGCGCGTCAAGATCGAGATGCCGGCAcgcgacggcggcaccgGACTCTTCGCGAAGGACGAGCTGCAGGTATTCAGCATGCACAGCTACCCGCcggagctggagaagaaggtgaCACTAACCAAGTACTTCAAGACCTACCTCAGCCGCGTGCAGAGCTCGCCGGACAGggtagcggtggtggcgtgctCACCCTTCCTGCCGGTGGCACCGCCACGCTGCACCGACCCACACACGTCCAGCGACTTTGTGTACGTCAAGCGCTGGCTGCGCGTGGACAGTGCGCTCGTGTTCCGGCTGTCAAACAAGACGGTGCAGGTGTGCTTCGAGGACGGCGCCGAGATCATCCTGAGCTCGGAGTGGCGCGTGGTGACCTACACGACACCGTCGGGTCGTCGccgcacgctgccgctgagcgtggtggcgacggagTGGGAGGAAGCGGCGGAACGGCTGCGTAGCACCAAGAGCGTATTGTATCAGGTCATCCGCGATCATTGCCTGTAG